Proteins encoded within one genomic window of Candidatus Desulfarcum epimagneticum:
- the mad2 gene encoding Magnetosome protein Mad2 (Evidence 3 : Putative function from multiple computational evidences) translates to MKDRGLIDQISLFGEKGWKKKIIFLAFFFWLGTVYALYSDYNMATGSGNLSMVLFLLANTYFPAKRIRLRYKARHTQGFFNRFLVFHIWLNTSAFGVACYHCYVSLWSNLWLMLALALMGWLTIGGFLMWIRFKPSKMKKGIYLLHTQQVVFFIMIYAMLKGHYVI, encoded by the coding sequence TTGAAGGATAGAGGACTCATAGACCAGATTTCCCTGTTCGGGGAAAAAGGGTGGAAGAAAAAAATTATTTTTTTGGCCTTTTTTTTCTGGCTGGGAACCGTGTACGCTCTTTATTCGGACTACAATATGGCCACAGGAAGCGGGAACCTTTCCATGGTCCTGTTCCTCCTTGCCAACACCTATTTCCCGGCCAAGCGAATACGGCTTCGATATAAAGCCAGGCATACCCAGGGATTTTTTAACAGATTCCTGGTGTTTCATATATGGCTGAACACATCGGCTTTCGGCGTGGCCTGTTATCATTGCTATGTGTCGCTGTGGAGCAATCTCTGGCTGATGCTGGCGCTGGCGCTCATGGGCTGGCTGACCATCGGCGGCTTTTTAATGTGGATCCGCTTTAAACCGTCCAAGATGAAAAAGGGGATATACCTGCTGCACACCCAGCAAGTGGTTTTTTTTATTATGATTTATGCCATGTTAAAAGGGCATTATGTGATTTGA
- the mamP gene encoding magnetosome protein MamP (Evidence 2a : Function from experimental evidences in other organisms): MKQPEFEFCMGHFKIAIAVLAVFIVIVLYWAMSTCKMDRVNQEQVLTLAAAGAPAGGNITMKAKMTHKYWGNCNMCHVTVDVPKKPVSQVFQGPPISVSAKMTHKYWGNCNMCHQVSGGLKQRFAPAPAAKVAALAAGAPPPIMANAKPTHPDWGTCSNCHQILKPGQRRGRAAALAAFAKFSARSVGLDLKNVNSALMGKWGLSDEEGVLVLTVHPGSIAQKAGFKKGDEIVRLNDARIDTIHDFDIQLALSKPDDVVKAAIYRGRRSKNIFMDLKPQGNLAAATSAPMTQNRIETLAERFNVPKTQAAVEQALRRARPAAANVPMTHNRIETLAERFNVPKTQAAVERALRQARPAALANSGKVIVAALGPGLYSQTSLNFENSPYFILYDPVTQQYKSLVNPNYNDTRGNSRQTSHLMVDLGASNVIAGSFTSRSADTLRMLRLNLYSGVTGVVKDVLNMYKNGQIQQTNIHATTRAGFLPTLPTPPTPPAPAGARGAIF, encoded by the coding sequence ATGAAACAGCCTGAATTTGAATTTTGCATGGGCCACTTTAAAATAGCGATCGCTGTTTTAGCCGTTTTTATAGTGATCGTCTTGTATTGGGCCATGTCCACCTGCAAGATGGACCGGGTCAACCAGGAACAGGTTCTCACCCTCGCCGCGGCCGGGGCGCCCGCGGGCGGAAATATCACCATGAAGGCCAAAATGACCCACAAGTACTGGGGCAATTGCAATATGTGCCATGTGACCGTTGATGTTCCCAAAAAACCCGTGTCCCAGGTGTTTCAAGGGCCTCCCATCTCGGTGAGCGCCAAAATGACCCACAAGTACTGGGGCAATTGCAATATGTGCCACCAGGTCTCAGGGGGTCTTAAACAGCGGTTTGCCCCGGCGCCGGCCGCGAAGGTTGCCGCGCTGGCGGCGGGCGCGCCTCCCCCCATCATGGCCAACGCCAAGCCCACGCATCCCGACTGGGGAACCTGCTCCAATTGCCACCAGATTTTAAAACCCGGCCAAAGGCGGGGCAGAGCCGCCGCGCTGGCGGCCTTCGCCAAATTTTCCGCCCGCTCCGTCGGGTTGGATCTTAAAAACGTCAATTCCGCTTTAATGGGAAAATGGGGGCTTTCAGATGAGGAGGGCGTCCTCGTGCTGACGGTTCATCCCGGCTCCATCGCCCAAAAGGCGGGATTTAAAAAGGGGGATGAAATCGTTCGGTTGAATGACGCCAGAATTGACACCATCCATGATTTTGATATCCAGCTTGCCTTGTCGAAACCCGATGACGTGGTGAAAGCGGCCATATACAGGGGGAGGAGAAGCAAAAATATTTTTATGGACTTAAAACCGCAAGGCAATCTTGCCGCAGCCACGAGCGCCCCCATGACCCAGAACCGGATCGAGACCCTGGCGGAGCGATTCAATGTGCCCAAGACCCAGGCGGCTGTGGAACAGGCCCTGCGGCGGGCGCGGCCCGCGGCGGCGAACGTTCCCATGACCCACAACCGGATCGAGACCCTGGCGGAGCGGTTCAATGTGCCCAAAACCCAGGCGGCTGTGGAGCGGGCCCTGCGACAGGCGCGGCCCGCGGCCCTGGCCAATTCCGGAAAGGTGATTGTGGCGGCCCTGGGGCCGGGCCTGTACAGTCAGACCTCGCTTAATTTTGAGAACAGCCCGTATTTCATTCTCTACGACCCGGTGACCCAGCAATATAAATCCCTGGTCAATCCAAATTACAACGACACCCGGGGCAATTCCAGACAGACCAGTCATTTGATGGTTGACCTGGGGGCCTCCAATGTCATCGCGGGCAGTTTCACATCCCGGAGCGCGGACACCCTGAGAATGCTTCGCCTGAATCTGTATTCCGGCGTGACAGGCGTGGTGAAAGACGTGTTAAATATGTACAAAAACGGACAGATACAGCAGACAAATATTCATGCGACCACAAGAGCCGGTTTTTTGCCGACTTTGCCGACTCCGCCGACTCCGCCGGCGCCGGCCGGCGCCCGCGGCGCTATATTTTAA
- the mamB gene encoding putative Magnetosome membrane protein MamB, Co/Zn/Cd cation transporter. Cation diffusion facilitator family (Evidence 2b : Function from indirect experimental evidences (e.g. phenotypes); Product type m : membrane component), protein MKHNACKKCIDSVGNVNVIGNVLMIALKGYLGVVGGSKGLIADAIHSCADLLATIVMIIGLKISNRETSREYPYGYGKAEHVVAIVIYIFLFVIAGYIIYEGVLAIIEGREIVPCAIAAWGAVLSIFINELMFRLTHCAGTQANSPAIVAKAWETRTDVYSSIAVVIGIIGARLGFHFMDPLAAVVVGLLIFRTCVEMTREAVLSLMDRIPEGFSVDELQKRIAARIQDIVVDIVDVKVRDLGPDLEYIVKAMVPDCISIAEAEKVKDEIRRDVSELEERKTVVVVQLLAFNNDKKQNQTVIKREADETA, encoded by the coding sequence GTGAAACATAACGCCTGCAAAAAATGCATTGATTCGGTTGGAAACGTCAATGTCATCGGCAATGTGCTGATGATCGCCTTAAAGGGATACCTGGGGGTTGTCGGCGGATCCAAGGGGCTGATCGCCGACGCGATTCATTCCTGCGCGGACCTGCTGGCCACCATTGTCATGATCATCGGGCTTAAGATTTCAAACCGGGAAACAAGTCGTGAATATCCGTATGGATACGGCAAGGCCGAGCATGTGGTGGCCATTGTCATCTATATCTTCCTGTTTGTCATCGCCGGTTACATTATTTACGAAGGGGTTCTGGCCATTATCGAAGGCAGGGAGATTGTCCCCTGCGCCATCGCCGCGTGGGGGGCGGTCCTGTCCATTTTTATCAACGAGCTGATGTTTCGGCTCACGCACTGCGCCGGAACCCAGGCGAACAGCCCGGCCATCGTCGCCAAAGCATGGGAAACCCGGACCGATGTGTATTCATCCATCGCGGTGGTCATAGGCATTATCGGGGCCAGACTCGGATTTCATTTCATGGATCCTTTGGCCGCGGTGGTGGTGGGGCTGCTGATTTTCAGAACCTGTGTTGAAATGACCCGGGAAGCCGTCCTTTCCCTGATGGACAGGATCCCCGAAGGTTTCAGCGTCGACGAGCTTCAAAAACGGATCGCCGCCAGGATTCAGGATATCGTGGTGGACATCGTGGATGTCAAGGTCAGAGACCTGGGGCCGGATCTTGAATATATTGTGAAAGCCATGGTTCCGGACTGCATCAGCATCGCCGAAGCTGAGAAGGTGAAAGATGAAATTCGAAGAGATGTGTCCGAGCTTGAGGAAAGAAAAACAGTTGTTGTGGTCCAGCTTCTGGCGTTTAACAATGATAAAAAACAGAATCAGACAGTCATAAAGAGGGAAGCCGATGAAACAGCCTGA
- a CDS encoding hypothetical protein (Evidence 5 : Unknown function), translating to MKTLGLLFTGVFLGAVAYEVAQRSYPGKVEEIRDKIAEMVDKYKTTGTGNEEARE from the coding sequence ATGAAAACATTGGGTTTGTTATTCACAGGCGTTTTTTTGGGCGCGGTGGCTTATGAAGTGGCGCAAAGAAGCTACCCTGGAAAAGTGGAGGAGATCAGAGATAAAATAGCGGAAATGGTGGATAAGTACAAGACCACAGGAACCGGGAATGAAGAGGCAAGAGAGTAA
- the mad1 gene encoding Magnetosome protein Mad1 (Evidence 3 : Putative function from multiple computational evidences), producing MTPFVKAALFLLSGCVLIAVAAGALAANSALYPYFGFPSQGAPSLNLAAANVYYDNAVKSIIEKNCARCHSGPVRNLMDYDSLRAYADNGILKAMISPGGPMSRFAGNDAGVVLSWIDGGAPEKPPAPTPAAFWDFGFRPGPGAGRNIPCGPQGRKPFVTKLPLNKITYDNTIKFVVARDCLECHSGKFRNLTNYSALKFYVDNGLLQTLVSPGGEMHRFAGPDTRFFIAWMNNGAPK from the coding sequence ATGACGCCGTTTGTCAAAGCGGCGCTTTTTTTGTTGTCGGGCTGTGTCTTGATCGCCGTTGCGGCCGGCGCGCTGGCGGCCAACAGCGCCCTGTATCCCTACTTTGGATTTCCATCCCAGGGCGCGCCCTCCCTGAACCTGGCGGCGGCGAATGTGTATTATGACAACGCCGTCAAAAGCATTATTGAAAAAAATTGCGCCCGGTGTCATTCAGGGCCGGTCCGCAATTTGATGGACTATGACAGTTTAAGGGCCTATGCGGATAATGGAATATTAAAAGCCATGATCTCGCCCGGCGGCCCCATGAGCCGGTTTGCCGGAAATGACGCCGGGGTTGTTTTATCCTGGATTGACGGCGGCGCGCCGGAAAAACCCCCGGCGCCGACGCCGGCGGCCTTTTGGGATTTCGGCTTCCGCCCCGGACCCGGCGCCGGGCGAAACATTCCCTGCGGGCCCCAGGGCCGGAAGCCCTTTGTCACGAAACTGCCCTTAAATAAAATCACTTACGACAACACCATCAAGTTCGTTGTGGCCAGGGACTGTTTGGAGTGTCATTCCGGGAAGTTCAGAAATTTGACCAACTACAGCGCCTTGAAATTTTACGTGGACAACGGTTTGCTGCAAACCCTTGTGAGCCCCGGGGGAGAGATGCACAGGTTCGCAGGCCCGGACACACGCTTTTTTATCGCATGGATGAATAATGGGGCGCCAAAATAG
- the mad10 gene encoding magnetosome protein Mad10 (Evidence 3 : Putative function from multiple computational evidences), which yields MKKNIRYNLEHMGDSFAGLIQAVITSARDSAANVVDAMEVWQIKGKKKKKVMDIGRHSVRLRQDRPDMFDDEEIQVVFREYDELQDAIDQFVEKREERAQRARERCERARYGASGDEADADNMEPAMT from the coding sequence ATGAAAAAAAACATTAGGTATAACTTGGAGCACATGGGAGATTCTTTCGCGGGCCTGATTCAGGCTGTCATCACTTCCGCGAGGGACAGCGCGGCCAATGTCGTGGACGCGATGGAAGTCTGGCAGATCAAAGGCAAGAAAAAGAAAAAAGTGATGGACATCGGGCGACATTCGGTTCGGTTGCGGCAGGACCGTCCGGACATGTTTGACGATGAAGAAATTCAGGTGGTGTTCAGGGAGTACGATGAGCTTCAGGACGCCATTGATCAATTCGTTGAAAAACGGGAAGAACGGGCTCAAAGAGCCCGGGAGCGGTGCGAAAGAGCCCGCTATGGAGCTTCCGGGGATGAGGCGGACGCGGACAACATGGAGCCGGCCATGACTTGA
- the mamA gene encoding Magnetosome protein MamA (Modular protein) (Evidence 2b : Function from indirect experimental evidences (e.g. phenotypes); Product type m : membrane component) yields the protein MSEKKAKVKAKEKEKSKDKKQTAEARKTQKQKLNGKKKADQTHVESPDLSTVFYLHAALMVGKRIVNGVLDFYNGIFGIAPTDKAKIYESVSAHYFRKGLHLKAINSLREWARLEPENTRALFQLASAMTKSGKIKPAINVYSKILKLDPGNIDALYAKTRLFFKRKEFDKAMENVDELQRRAPENPEALYLIAMTCSRCDKIDEAIEALKKAIEINEDEIKYHQNLGFLYERVGKNDEAAKCFSRVMELEDEEYEDE from the coding sequence ATGTCTGAAAAAAAAGCAAAAGTAAAAGCAAAAGAAAAAGAGAAATCAAAAGACAAGAAACAGACCGCTGAGGCGCGGAAAACCCAAAAACAAAAATTAAACGGAAAGAAAAAGGCGGACCAGACCCATGTTGAAAGCCCGGACCTTTCAACCGTTTTTTATCTTCACGCCGCGTTGATGGTGGGCAAAAGAATTGTCAACGGCGTTCTGGATTTTTACAATGGCATATTCGGCATCGCGCCGACGGACAAAGCCAAAATTTATGAAAGCGTAAGCGCCCATTATTTCAGAAAAGGACTTCACCTTAAGGCCATCAATTCTTTAAGGGAATGGGCGCGTCTTGAGCCGGAAAACACCCGGGCTTTGTTTCAATTGGCCAGCGCCATGACCAAATCCGGGAAAATAAAGCCGGCCATTAATGTTTATTCTAAAATCCTTAAACTGGACCCCGGCAACATTGACGCCCTGTATGCCAAAACCCGCCTTTTCTTTAAACGAAAAGAGTTTGACAAGGCCATGGAAAATGTGGACGAGCTTCAGAGGCGGGCGCCTGAGAACCCGGAGGCGCTATATTTGATCGCCATGACCTGCAGCCGTTGCGACAAGATAGATGAGGCCATTGAGGCGTTAAAAAAGGCCATTGAAATTAACGAGGACGAAATCAAGTATCATCAAAATCTTGGTTTCTTATATGAGCGTGTTGGCAAAAACGATGAGGCGGCCAAATGTTTTTCCAGGGTGATGGAACTTGAAGATGAGGAATATGAGGACGAATAG
- the mad31 gene encoding magnetosome protein Mad31 (Evidence 3 : Putative function from multiple computational evidences): protein MKRQESNLLKKLYREPEFYEDFLKKFGAISLVPDPVRTVASRFGSAASETAGTAAEAAATVLAVSGYAGGKALGDLFSWAKAEPRLSRDILIKALFVSPASIAALRLEVKALAKDVARRAPNESALTQASMVVARLIKKSMIKAGTLGGLVSVPGTIPGVGTVGTIGLMFSSDFFYQIRTQFLLCHGIAMAYQVELEEERLQAVFLSLMGVSSQGRDDPQAAARALRKVIDQTADVYLTMGLNKAFRAFTSKITVKTARRFFRILPLLGIPFGVLANVESTSSFGEKAEMYFKSVSMNGQGPSKKHIQGP from the coding sequence ATGAAGAGGCAAGAGAGTAATTTGCTGAAAAAACTTTATCGCGAGCCGGAATTTTATGAGGATTTTTTAAAAAAGTTCGGGGCAATCTCCCTGGTCCCGGACCCTGTCAGGACTGTGGCCTCCAGATTCGGCTCGGCGGCGTCAGAAACAGCGGGGACAGCCGCGGAGGCGGCCGCCACAGTTTTGGCGGTTTCGGGGTATGCCGGCGGCAAAGCCCTCGGCGATCTGTTTTCATGGGCGAAAGCGGAGCCCAGGCTGAGCCGGGATATCCTGATAAAAGCCCTGTTTGTTTCTCCCGCGTCGATCGCGGCGTTGCGCCTGGAAGTAAAAGCCCTGGCAAAGGATGTGGCGCGGCGCGCTCCAAATGAATCCGCTCTGACCCAGGCGTCCATGGTCGTTGCGAGACTCATTAAAAAGAGCATGATAAAAGCCGGGACTTTGGGGGGACTGGTGTCTGTTCCCGGGACCATTCCGGGAGTGGGCACGGTTGGAACCATCGGCCTGATGTTTTCCTCTGATTTTTTTTATCAGATCCGGACCCAGTTCTTATTGTGTCATGGCATCGCCATGGCCTACCAGGTTGAGTTGGAGGAAGAAAGGCTCCAGGCGGTTTTTTTGTCCCTCATGGGCGTTTCCTCCCAGGGCCGGGACGACCCTCAAGCAGCCGCCAGGGCGCTCAGGAAGGTCATTGATCAAACAGCGGACGTCTATCTGACAATGGGGCTGAACAAGGCTTTTCGAGCATTTACCAGTAAAATCACGGTGAAAACAGCCCGACGTTTTTTCAGGATCCTTCCGTTGCTGGGCATCCCCTTCGGGGTCCTGGCCAATGTTGAATCCACTTCCAGTTTTGGAGAAAAAGCGGAGATGTATTTTAAAAGTGTGAGCATGAATGGTCAGGGGCCCTCAAAAAAGCATATCCAGGGGCCGTAA
- the mad30-1 gene encoding Magnetosome protein Mad30 (Evidence 2a : Function from experimental evidences in other organisms; Product type t : transporter) gives MMTGSSTMNEKHDEILEAIWTSNENKKFTLADIKNKCEVEFSQADIDQLEKEGLIVTSADKILFSSKGEQKARHIMRRHRLAESLTSSILKLKNAEMEKVACKVEHYLQPEVEEAICTLLGHPEFCPDGKSIPRGKCCRKGLREVNNAVVSLTDLEPGETGKITYVKPGSHSNLHQLISFGLNPGTLVTLHRKSPVFCIKFENTELAIDENIANNIFVWKISNSA, from the coding sequence ATGATGACAGGGTCGTCAACAATGAATGAAAAACATGATGAAATTTTAGAAGCCATCTGGACATCCAATGAAAACAAAAAATTCACACTCGCGGATATTAAAAACAAATGCGAGGTTGAATTTTCCCAGGCGGATATTGATCAACTGGAAAAAGAGGGACTGATTGTCACCAGCGCCGATAAAATTTTGTTTTCATCCAAAGGCGAACAAAAGGCCAGACATATCATGCGGCGGCACAGGCTTGCGGAATCCCTGACCTCCAGCATTTTAAAACTGAAAAACGCGGAGATGGAGAAAGTGGCGTGCAAGGTGGAGCATTATCTGCAGCCGGAAGTCGAGGAAGCCATTTGCACATTGCTGGGCCATCCTGAATTTTGCCCGGACGGCAAATCCATTCCCAGGGGAAAATGTTGCCGAAAAGGCCTGAGAGAGGTCAATAACGCCGTGGTCAGCCTGACGGACCTTGAGCCCGGGGAAACAGGAAAAATCACGTATGTCAAACCGGGGAGCCACTCGAATTTGCACCAGTTGATTTCATTTGGCTTAAATCCCGGGACCCTGGTGACCTTGCACCGGAAAAGCCCTGTCTTTTGCATTAAATTTGAAAACACAGAGCTTGCCATTGATGAAAATATCGCGAATAATATTTTTGTGTGGAAAATATCAAACAGCGCCTGA
- a CDS encoding hypothetical protein (Evidence 5 : Unknown function), translated as MHLIKLIGILIGVVIILGSIKLYKEAEKIELQIQREEENKKKSDGQNSEDPDSEEMDL; from the coding sequence ATGCACCTGATCAAACTGATTGGGATTCTCATCGGCGTCGTGATTATTTTAGGGAGCATCAAGCTGTATAAAGAGGCTGAAAAAATTGAATTGCAGATTCAACGGGAAGAAGAAAACAAAAAAAAGTCTGACGGGCAAAACTCCGAAGACCCAGACAGTGAAGAGATGGATTTGTGA
- a CDS encoding putative magnetosome protein conserved in Magnetomorum sp. HK-1 (Evidence 5 : Unknown function): MAELSQIKDKPYFSGEDVMADDAEAYSDAPARRVPIDAGRLTTNLILTVAIFVGLPVLWFYFSTSPENLKRLTFLTLPFFNLVYIFLLSAVTLIVSSFFLVPLKPFLTGPLFLLSLFCSFPLIIGLQHRLDFSQVVAGIEFFKDWPFFLRPAWILSHFLFPAGIIMFVFLYARALFSKKNAYVYLFSIILVSGAAFLSMSSIVRAGQPNLIALFQPETAPAPGNIQTPRDLDLADNLAGHPDGLSTSRTAAPMAMVSDARDSAPMDLSGALQQESPPPGMMGNLENKLKSLIGLIDQKISQMENQAGKEKTRQTKAIAAMETQIKIVSSRMEYISARLDAMETKWMESRDLNLKNSQVPEIAGEKQAPRGKGGKNEKKH; the protein is encoded by the coding sequence ATGGCGGAATTATCACAAATAAAAGACAAACCTTATTTTTCCGGTGAAGATGTCATGGCGGACGACGCCGAGGCATATTCAGACGCGCCGGCGCGCCGGGTCCCCATTGACGCGGGAAGGTTGACCACAAACCTGATTCTGACGGTGGCGATATTTGTCGGATTGCCCGTTTTGTGGTTTTATTTTTCCACTTCTCCTGAAAATTTAAAGCGGCTTACTTTCTTAACCCTGCCGTTTTTCAACCTGGTCTATATTTTTCTCTTAAGCGCGGTCACATTAATTGTCAGTTCTTTTTTCCTGGTCCCTTTAAAACCGTTTTTAACCGGCCCGCTTTTTTTGCTGTCCCTTTTCTGCTCCTTTCCCCTCATCATCGGTCTTCAGCATCGTCTTGATTTTTCCCAGGTCGTGGCGGGCATAGAGTTTTTTAAAGACTGGCCTTTTTTCCTCCGCCCGGCCTGGATACTGTCTCATTTTCTGTTCCCCGCAGGGATCATTATGTTTGTCTTTTTGTATGCCAGGGCGTTGTTTTCAAAAAAAAACGCTTACGTTTACCTGTTTTCCATTATCCTGGTGTCCGGCGCCGCCTTTTTGTCCATGTCCTCCATTGTCCGGGCGGGGCAACCCAATCTGATCGCTTTGTTTCAGCCCGAAACCGCGCCGGCCCCGGGTAACATCCAGACGCCCCGGGATTTGGATTTGGCCGACAATTTGGCCGGACATCCAGACGGGCTCTCAACATCGCGGACGGCGGCGCCCATGGCAATGGTTTCCGATGCCAGGGACAGCGCCCCCATGGATTTGAGCGGGGCGCTCCAACAGGAATCCCCGCCCCCTGGAATGATGGGGAATCTGGAAAATAAACTCAAAAGCCTGATCGGTTTGATTGATCAGAAAATCTCTCAAATGGAAAATCAGGCCGGAAAGGAAAAGACCCGGCAGACCAAAGCCATCGCGGCGATGGAAACCCAGATTAAGATTGTCTCATCCCGCATGGAATATATTTCCGCCAGGCTGGACGCCATGGAAACAAAATGGATGGAGTCCCGGGATCTTAATCTTAAAAACTCTCAAGTTCCGGAAATTGCGGGGGAAAAACAAGCGCCCCGTGGCAAAGGAGGAAAAAATGAAAAAAAACATTAG
- the mamI-1 gene encoding Magnetosome protein MamI (Evidence 2a : Function from experimental evidences in other organisms), whose translation MISIVSGLFFIALGIWGIFDEYYYVADFLRGFGPVALMLCGLVAALAGFMPIKPEEETDV comes from the coding sequence ATGATATCAATTGTTTCAGGACTTTTTTTTATCGCGCTCGGGATCTGGGGCATTTTTGATGAATATTACTATGTGGCTGATTTTCTTAGAGGATTCGGCCCGGTGGCGCTGATGTTATGCGGCCTGGTGGCGGCGCTGGCTGGATTTATGCCGATTAAACCGGAGGAAGAAACGGATGTCTGA
- the mamI-2 gene encoding Magnetosome protein MamI-2 (Evidence 2a : Function from experimental evidences in other organisms; Product type m : membrane component), whose amino-acid sequence MENNGKRPRHIIGGVVVFAAGLFLGLNNMLYVVEFIKGALQPVFIIMGLTAAAAIFLNKENSLRWLNAVIALVFLPLGVYGVYDEYYATMDFINGFLPILLVVVGLVALAHGIKQIGKES is encoded by the coding sequence ATGGAAAACAATGGAAAAAGGCCCAGGCATATTATCGGCGGGGTTGTCGTATTCGCGGCGGGTTTATTCCTCGGATTAAACAATATGCTTTATGTGGTTGAGTTTATCAAGGGCGCGCTTCAGCCTGTTTTCATCATTATGGGTCTGACCGCGGCGGCCGCGATTTTTCTTAACAAAGAGAACTCCCTGAGATGGCTGAACGCAGTGATCGCCCTTGTGTTTTTGCCGTTGGGCGTTTACGGCGTGTATGATGAATATTATGCCACCATGGATTTTATCAATGGTTTCCTGCCGATTTTACTGGTCGTCGTCGGCCTTGTGGCCCTGGCCCACGGCATCAAACAGATCGGGAAGGAAAGTTAA
- the mamQ gene encoding Magnetosomen protein MamQ (Evidence 2a : Function from experimental evidences in other organisms): MGITGQSTISSIINRAYGKKYRLNPNEFIAPSGLSPYGIGLRSIGALNPFRRLKTLHKGYLILVSALVLMFLKAAISVYYFNMLVNTQQNMLAAHGNVQALVQRRNDIATNLSKAVLDYSKHERGVFTAVVSLRKFFTESGAGAADTLKQLQNYYKTAAGGAAPQTGITGNPDILSALSKLVAVAEQYPDLKLSANFETLMAALVQVEQDLAKQRIKFNQEANIYTTLITKVPGNLFAWVFGFKIVDYFEADDQAKAFRVIGY; this comes from the coding sequence ATGGGCATAACCGGCCAGTCCACGATTTCAAGCATCATCAACCGGGCTTATGGGAAAAAGTACAGGCTTAACCCCAATGAATTCATCGCCCCGTCCGGACTTTCCCCATACGGGATAGGTTTAAGGTCCATTGGCGCCTTAAATCCGTTCAGGAGGCTCAAAACGCTTCACAAGGGTTATCTCATATTGGTCTCGGCGCTGGTTCTTATGTTTCTCAAAGCGGCCATTTCAGTCTATTATTTTAACATGCTTGTCAACACGCAGCAGAACATGCTCGCGGCCCATGGCAATGTGCAGGCGCTGGTGCAGCGAAGAAACGATATCGCCACCAATCTTTCCAAAGCGGTTCTGGATTATTCAAAACATGAGCGGGGCGTGTTCACCGCCGTGGTTTCTTTGAGAAAATTTTTCACTGAAAGCGGCGCCGGCGCCGCCGACACCTTAAAACAGCTCCAAAATTATTATAAAACGGCCGCCGGGGGCGCGGCCCCCCAAACCGGGATCACTGGAAACCCGGATATTCTGTCCGCGTTGTCAAAACTTGTGGCGGTGGCCGAGCAGTACCCGGATTTAAAATTATCCGCCAACTTTGAAACCTTGATGGCGGCCCTGGTCCAGGTGGAGCAGGACCTGGCGAAACAACGGATAAAATTCAATCAGGAGGCGAACATATACACGACCCTCATAACAAAAGTTCCGGGCAATCTTTTCGCCTGGGTGTTCGGCTTTAAAATCGTGGACTATTTTGAGGCGGATGACCAGGCCAAAGCATTCAGGGTGATAGGATATTAA